A genomic segment from Diadema setosum chromosome 11, eeDiaSeto1, whole genome shotgun sequence encodes:
- the LOC140234636 gene encoding uncharacterized protein isoform X1, translating into MVRVFTSTPKPHRVAPVAFGSDGHPSVSAKPSGTKPSLRKTDKAGYRSFYNIQKTKLSARYPFLPNKQIERRIKQLWEDSSAEKRAAFCSSFAGTITAKSPFRGTILKGLVKKLRPKEQPPTLASSCVIREVQNSNHTPSSPLAFKGQSTSCIVRQGILRSSEKKRSMPRTRVSFRLLQDPMTSPISSDHHSSWSLNDPPIDKLPGTTMLGNGAEEDKAKAYVNKVAILSLKPEGTETVSGPAGTACRQLSSVQRVLSKDFEESPHLGDAGEDLSSAADVNVVEQAGGTNVGISTKASRNTGNSLQRYDGQTLSGGKKVPAESGADAPPVRQSCIEAAFAANARLTTPVPYNHRQDINRLENATQNRSQDAMSEVYRLKKTELSQEERGIYEFIDEDAIPDKPRQSITRDPSAGLTMTMTTRPRLKKVRAGPDAEDLEQYNLDSVANNTMFSPESQSSLFSPEQRLTGQRRGRGRPRKNAMTESSKAAKERDMPRAKGTRRRGRPRKSITGGSENDSNKETVRAQAVKRPRGRPRKSPKDPAVSNPSQVGLPKGEHKEINSVKVVLKRVEIKSAVSSEWNDCKGEDAEEEPDTNETTDVQEKVPWMVDACPPGSSSDDGESDRGNDMMCHHPLLQNGVGEEEDSCSLSTRGSPELFSDSQKICRNFESFCHNITSNDKDESSPQWSKGSSKHMFALEAPLADDWSSISSSLSPYETKVMSVSTECSASQDCHSPIPELPEDMMPSSFSSLASEGLIQCLTVGPNPCQIDNMRQFSLKRRMRCKDGELNDSSQMPKAVEDVREEEARKEAADRKTDVPLGSPKRKRQIMQKSQAMTNSTAIEEGRSYDVVKRVSSKDILGDGADMSKLQKGPLPSKANKPSQDSGTDLASHRRDIVKDSSGRVSNTFRPRPQRWKPDETDLQNRENEHVVIGKNSDAGDCHKKLSRPVLVESRQKHVNNLDGPEDDSSDNGMDQAAKDDGHDSVATSSSSGGLLCDLFQPCKPSSLGTNRLIRPSRQRTPTAGNDTSSYLFMEENFFT; encoded by the exons ATGGTGAGGGTATTCACCAGTACACCAAAGCCACACAGAGTGGCACCTGTGGCCTTTGGCAGCGATGGCCACCCCTCAGTATCTGCTAAGCCGTCTGGCACAAAGCCCAGCCTCCGGAAGACTGACAAGGCAGGATACCGATCCTTCTACAACATCCAGAAGACCAAACTGTCTGCCCGCTATCCCTTCTTGCCCAACAAGCAGATCGAGAGAAGGATCAAGCAACTTTGGGAGGATTCTTCGGCAGAGAAGCGGGCAGCATTTTGCTCGTCTTTTGCAGG GACAATTACCGCAAAATCCCCTTTTCGAGGGACAATCCTTAAGGGGCTTGTGAAGAAGCTGAGACCCAAAGAGCAGCCCCCAACCCTGGCTTCAAGCTGTGTAATCAGAGAAGTGCAGAACAGCAATCACACTCCCAGTTCACCTCTTGCCTTCAAGGGTCAGTCCACCAGCTGCATTGTTAGGCAAGGCATCCTCAG GAGCAGTGAGAAGAAGAGATCTATGCCCAGAACTAGAGTAAGCTTTAGGCTCCTGCAGGATCCAATGACGTCTCCCATATCCAGTGATCACCACTCAAGTTGGTCCTTGAATGACCCCCCTATTGACAAGCTGCCAGGCACAACAATGCTGGGGAATGGAGCAGAAGAGGACAAGGCCAAGGCCTATGTTAACAAGGTGGCAATCCTAAGCTTGAAGCCAGAGGGAACTGAGACAGTCTCGGGCCCGGCAGGAACAGCTTGCAGGCAGCTGAGCTCAGTACAGAGAGTTCTGAGCAAAGATTTTGAAGAGTCTCCCCATCTTGGTGATGCAGGTGAGGATCTGTCATCTGCTGCTGATGTGAACGTAGTGGAACAGGCGGGAGGCACAAACGTGGGAATATCAACCAAAGCAAGTCGCAACACTGGGAATAGTCTACAGAGATATGATGGTCAGACACTTTCAGGTGGCAAGAAAGTGCCTGCAGAGTCGGGAGCAGATGCCCCTCCTGTCCGCCAGTCATGCATAGAAGCTGCCTTTGCTGCAAATGCTAGGTTGACGACTCCAGTGCCATACAATCATAGGCAGGACATTAACAGGCTCGAGAATGCCACACAGAACCGTTCACAGGATGCAATGTCAGAGGTATATCGACTGAAGAAAACAGAGCTGTCTCAAGAGGAGAGGGGAATCTATGAATTCATAGATGAAGATGCAATCCCTGATAAGCCACGTCAGTCCATCACGAGAGATCCATCAGCGGgattgacaatgacaatgacaactAGACCAAGACTGAAGAAGGTTAGAGCAGGGCCAGACGCAGAAGACCTAGAGCAGTACAATTTGGACAGCGTTGCCAACAACACCATGTTCAGTCCTGAGAGTCAGTCCAGTTTGTTTTCCCCTGAGCAGCGGCTCACAGGCCAGAGACGTGGAAGGGGAAGACCACGAAAGAATGCCATGACAGAGTCTTCTAAAGCTGCAAAGGAGAGAGATATGCCAAGGGCCAAGGGTACGAGGAGGCGAGGTAGACCACGTAAGTCGATCACAGGTGGTTCTGAGAATGATAGCAATAAAGAAACAGTCAGGGCACAGGCCGTAAAGAGGCCAAGGGGAAGACCCCGAAAATCCCCTAAAGATCCAGCAGTATCCAACCCTTCTCAAGTAGGGTTGCCCAAGGGAGAACACAAAGAGATCAATTCTGTCAAAGTCGTACTTAAAAGAGTTGAAATCAAGTCAGCTGTGTCTTCCGAATGGAACGATTGCAAAGGAGAAGATGCAGAAGAAGAACCTGATACCAATGAGACCACTGATGTCCAGGAGAAGGTGCCATGGATGGTGGATGCCTGCCCACCAGGGTCTTCATCAGATGATGGGGAGAGTGACCGGGGTAATGACATGATGTGTCATCATCCTCTTCTTCAGAATGGCGTTGGCGAGGAGGAAGACAGTTGCTCCTTATCCACGCGAGGATCTCCAGAATTATTTTCAGACAGCCAGAAAATCTGCCGGAACTTCGAGTCATTCTGTCACAACATCACCTCCAATGACAAGGATGAATCTTCTCCTCAGTGGTCCAAGGGTTCATCCAAACACATGTTTGCTCTTGAGGCACCATTGGCAGATGATTGGAGTAGTATTTCCTCATCATTGTCTCCGTATGAAACTAAG GTGATGTCAGTCTCAACAGAATGCAGTGCTTCTCAGGATTGTCACAGCCCTATTCCAGAGCTACCAGAGGATATGATGccctcttccttttcttcacTGGCATCAGAAGGACTGATCCAATGTCTGACTGTGGGACCAAATCCATGTCAGATTGACAACATGAGACAATTTTCACTGAAACGGAGGATGAGATGTAAGGATGGAGAATTAAATGACTCTTCACAGATGCCGAAGGCAGTGGAAGATGTCAGAGAAGAGGAGGCAAGGAAAGAAGCAGCAGACAGGAAGACAGATGTGCCATTAGGGTCCCCTAAAAGAAAGAGGCAAATAATGCAGAAAAGTCAAGCGATGACCAATTCCACAGCGATAGAGGAAGGGAGAAGTTATGACGTGGTGAAGCGTGTCAGCAGCAAGGACATATTGGGTGATGGGGCAGATATGAGCAAGCTGCAGAAGGGCCCTCTGCCCAGCAAGGCAAACAAGCCATCACAAGACAGCGGCACTGACCTGGCGAGTCACAGAAGAGATATCGTGAAAGATTCATCAGGCAGGGTGTCGAATACATTTCGGCCAAGACCACAGCGATGGAAACCAGATGAGACTGATTTGCAGAACAGAGAGAATGAGCATGTGGTGATCGGAAAGAATTCTGATGCAGGGGATTGTCACAAAAAGCTGTCTAGACCTGTTCTTGTGGAGAGCAGACAGAAACATGTGAACAATTTGGATGGGCCTGAAGATGACAGCAGTGACAATGGTATGGACCAAG CTGCTAAAGATGATGGTCACGATAGTGTGGCTACATCCTCATCATCAGGTGGTCTCTTGTGTGACTTGTTCCAGCCGTGCAAGCCATCCTCACTCGGGACAAATAG ATTAATCAGGCCATCCAGGCAACGGACACCAACTGCTGGCAATGATACATCAAGCTACTTATTCATGGAAGAAAATTTCTTTACATAG
- the LOC140234636 gene encoding uncharacterized protein isoform X2, whose amino-acid sequence MVRVFTSTPKPHRVAPVAFGSDGHPSVSAKPSGTKPSLRKTDKAGYRSFYNIQKTKLSARYPFLPNKQIERRIKQLWEDSSAEKRAAFCSSFAGTITAKSPFRGTILKGLVKKLRPKEQPPTLASSCVIREVQNSNHTPSSPLAFKGQSTSCIVRQGILSEKKRSMPRTRVSFRLLQDPMTSPISSDHHSSWSLNDPPIDKLPGTTMLGNGAEEDKAKAYVNKVAILSLKPEGTETVSGPAGTACRQLSSVQRVLSKDFEESPHLGDAGEDLSSAADVNVVEQAGGTNVGISTKASRNTGNSLQRYDGQTLSGGKKVPAESGADAPPVRQSCIEAAFAANARLTTPVPYNHRQDINRLENATQNRSQDAMSEVYRLKKTELSQEERGIYEFIDEDAIPDKPRQSITRDPSAGLTMTMTTRPRLKKVRAGPDAEDLEQYNLDSVANNTMFSPESQSSLFSPEQRLTGQRRGRGRPRKNAMTESSKAAKERDMPRAKGTRRRGRPRKSITGGSENDSNKETVRAQAVKRPRGRPRKSPKDPAVSNPSQVGLPKGEHKEINSVKVVLKRVEIKSAVSSEWNDCKGEDAEEEPDTNETTDVQEKVPWMVDACPPGSSSDDGESDRGNDMMCHHPLLQNGVGEEEDSCSLSTRGSPELFSDSQKICRNFESFCHNITSNDKDESSPQWSKGSSKHMFALEAPLADDWSSISSSLSPYETKVMSVSTECSASQDCHSPIPELPEDMMPSSFSSLASEGLIQCLTVGPNPCQIDNMRQFSLKRRMRCKDGELNDSSQMPKAVEDVREEEARKEAADRKTDVPLGSPKRKRQIMQKSQAMTNSTAIEEGRSYDVVKRVSSKDILGDGADMSKLQKGPLPSKANKPSQDSGTDLASHRRDIVKDSSGRVSNTFRPRPQRWKPDETDLQNRENEHVVIGKNSDAGDCHKKLSRPVLVESRQKHVNNLDGPEDDSSDNGMDQAAKDDGHDSVATSSSSGGLLCDLFQPCKPSSLGTNRLIRPSRQRTPTAGNDTSSYLFMEENFFT is encoded by the exons ATGGTGAGGGTATTCACCAGTACACCAAAGCCACACAGAGTGGCACCTGTGGCCTTTGGCAGCGATGGCCACCCCTCAGTATCTGCTAAGCCGTCTGGCACAAAGCCCAGCCTCCGGAAGACTGACAAGGCAGGATACCGATCCTTCTACAACATCCAGAAGACCAAACTGTCTGCCCGCTATCCCTTCTTGCCCAACAAGCAGATCGAGAGAAGGATCAAGCAACTTTGGGAGGATTCTTCGGCAGAGAAGCGGGCAGCATTTTGCTCGTCTTTTGCAGG GACAATTACCGCAAAATCCCCTTTTCGAGGGACAATCCTTAAGGGGCTTGTGAAGAAGCTGAGACCCAAAGAGCAGCCCCCAACCCTGGCTTCAAGCTGTGTAATCAGAGAAGTGCAGAACAGCAATCACACTCCCAGTTCACCTCTTGCCTTCAAGGGTCAGTCCACCAGCTGCATTGTTAGGCAAGGCATCCTCAG TGAGAAGAAGAGATCTATGCCCAGAACTAGAGTAAGCTTTAGGCTCCTGCAGGATCCAATGACGTCTCCCATATCCAGTGATCACCACTCAAGTTGGTCCTTGAATGACCCCCCTATTGACAAGCTGCCAGGCACAACAATGCTGGGGAATGGAGCAGAAGAGGACAAGGCCAAGGCCTATGTTAACAAGGTGGCAATCCTAAGCTTGAAGCCAGAGGGAACTGAGACAGTCTCGGGCCCGGCAGGAACAGCTTGCAGGCAGCTGAGCTCAGTACAGAGAGTTCTGAGCAAAGATTTTGAAGAGTCTCCCCATCTTGGTGATGCAGGTGAGGATCTGTCATCTGCTGCTGATGTGAACGTAGTGGAACAGGCGGGAGGCACAAACGTGGGAATATCAACCAAAGCAAGTCGCAACACTGGGAATAGTCTACAGAGATATGATGGTCAGACACTTTCAGGTGGCAAGAAAGTGCCTGCAGAGTCGGGAGCAGATGCCCCTCCTGTCCGCCAGTCATGCATAGAAGCTGCCTTTGCTGCAAATGCTAGGTTGACGACTCCAGTGCCATACAATCATAGGCAGGACATTAACAGGCTCGAGAATGCCACACAGAACCGTTCACAGGATGCAATGTCAGAGGTATATCGACTGAAGAAAACAGAGCTGTCTCAAGAGGAGAGGGGAATCTATGAATTCATAGATGAAGATGCAATCCCTGATAAGCCACGTCAGTCCATCACGAGAGATCCATCAGCGGgattgacaatgacaatgacaactAGACCAAGACTGAAGAAGGTTAGAGCAGGGCCAGACGCAGAAGACCTAGAGCAGTACAATTTGGACAGCGTTGCCAACAACACCATGTTCAGTCCTGAGAGTCAGTCCAGTTTGTTTTCCCCTGAGCAGCGGCTCACAGGCCAGAGACGTGGAAGGGGAAGACCACGAAAGAATGCCATGACAGAGTCTTCTAAAGCTGCAAAGGAGAGAGATATGCCAAGGGCCAAGGGTACGAGGAGGCGAGGTAGACCACGTAAGTCGATCACAGGTGGTTCTGAGAATGATAGCAATAAAGAAACAGTCAGGGCACAGGCCGTAAAGAGGCCAAGGGGAAGACCCCGAAAATCCCCTAAAGATCCAGCAGTATCCAACCCTTCTCAAGTAGGGTTGCCCAAGGGAGAACACAAAGAGATCAATTCTGTCAAAGTCGTACTTAAAAGAGTTGAAATCAAGTCAGCTGTGTCTTCCGAATGGAACGATTGCAAAGGAGAAGATGCAGAAGAAGAACCTGATACCAATGAGACCACTGATGTCCAGGAGAAGGTGCCATGGATGGTGGATGCCTGCCCACCAGGGTCTTCATCAGATGATGGGGAGAGTGACCGGGGTAATGACATGATGTGTCATCATCCTCTTCTTCAGAATGGCGTTGGCGAGGAGGAAGACAGTTGCTCCTTATCCACGCGAGGATCTCCAGAATTATTTTCAGACAGCCAGAAAATCTGCCGGAACTTCGAGTCATTCTGTCACAACATCACCTCCAATGACAAGGATGAATCTTCTCCTCAGTGGTCCAAGGGTTCATCCAAACACATGTTTGCTCTTGAGGCACCATTGGCAGATGATTGGAGTAGTATTTCCTCATCATTGTCTCCGTATGAAACTAAG GTGATGTCAGTCTCAACAGAATGCAGTGCTTCTCAGGATTGTCACAGCCCTATTCCAGAGCTACCAGAGGATATGATGccctcttccttttcttcacTGGCATCAGAAGGACTGATCCAATGTCTGACTGTGGGACCAAATCCATGTCAGATTGACAACATGAGACAATTTTCACTGAAACGGAGGATGAGATGTAAGGATGGAGAATTAAATGACTCTTCACAGATGCCGAAGGCAGTGGAAGATGTCAGAGAAGAGGAGGCAAGGAAAGAAGCAGCAGACAGGAAGACAGATGTGCCATTAGGGTCCCCTAAAAGAAAGAGGCAAATAATGCAGAAAAGTCAAGCGATGACCAATTCCACAGCGATAGAGGAAGGGAGAAGTTATGACGTGGTGAAGCGTGTCAGCAGCAAGGACATATTGGGTGATGGGGCAGATATGAGCAAGCTGCAGAAGGGCCCTCTGCCCAGCAAGGCAAACAAGCCATCACAAGACAGCGGCACTGACCTGGCGAGTCACAGAAGAGATATCGTGAAAGATTCATCAGGCAGGGTGTCGAATACATTTCGGCCAAGACCACAGCGATGGAAACCAGATGAGACTGATTTGCAGAACAGAGAGAATGAGCATGTGGTGATCGGAAAGAATTCTGATGCAGGGGATTGTCACAAAAAGCTGTCTAGACCTGTTCTTGTGGAGAGCAGACAGAAACATGTGAACAATTTGGATGGGCCTGAAGATGACAGCAGTGACAATGGTATGGACCAAG CTGCTAAAGATGATGGTCACGATAGTGTGGCTACATCCTCATCATCAGGTGGTCTCTTGTGTGACTTGTTCCAGCCGTGCAAGCCATCCTCACTCGGGACAAATAG ATTAATCAGGCCATCCAGGCAACGGACACCAACTGCTGGCAATGATACATCAAGCTACTTATTCATGGAAGAAAATTTCTTTACATAG